One window from the genome of Musa acuminata AAA Group cultivar baxijiao chromosome BXJ1-4, Cavendish_Baxijiao_AAA, whole genome shotgun sequence encodes:
- the LOC103977750 gene encoding brassinosteroid-responsive RING protein 1-like yields MWFSFCVALLLPTALHRIVLVVDDLWKPIVWISHALGLDKLFDIIGVTIVIGIVDLFGTVDPWPDHSIADDSYGNGQQLQATSATLEMEEALLVMRYEELSGIVRYADDDCTVCLCKFEHGDEVRLLTNCRHVYHRQCLDKWVELRRRTCPLCRTPLIPVEKRDVLDYHDRAGFQ; encoded by the coding sequence ATGTGGTTTTCATTCTGCGTTGCGTTGCTCTTACCGACAGCGCTCCACCGCATTGTTTTGGTTGTCGACGACTTGTGGAAGCCCATCGTTTGGATATCCCACGCGCTCGGCCTCGACAAACTCTTCGACATAATCGGTGTCACCATAGTCATAGGCATCGTCGACCTCTTCGGCACTGTCGACCCCTGGCCTGACCATAGCATCGCAGATGATAGCTATGGTAACGGCCAGCAGCTACAGGCGACATCAGCGACGCTAGAAATGGAGGAGGCGCTTCTCGTGATGCGGTACGAGGAACTATCGGGAATAGTCCGGTACGCCGATGACGATTGCACCGTGTGCCTGTGCAAGTTCGAGCACGGGGACGAAGTGCGACTGCTAACCAACTGCCGCCACGTCTACCACCGCCAGTGCCTTGACAAGTGGGTGGAGCTTCGCCGACGAACCTGTCCGCTTTGCCGGACTCCACTTATCCCAGTGGAGAAGCGAGACGTCTTGGACTACCATGATAGGGCGGGCTTCCAATGA
- the LOC103976269 gene encoding protein REVEILLE 6 isoform X4, which yields MVHGNPPLDGGSGIGIGAAAGGIFSVHHRQQQSRNLGVAVPGLVGYPAVMSSEDAAKKVRKPYTVTKSRESWTEQEHDKFIEALQLFDRDWKKIEAFVGSKTVIQIRSHAQKYFLKVQKNGTGAHVPPPRPKRKAAHPYPQKASKNVPLLVHPSTLQASFLLEQGYGHGADSSTKSRNSFADNKRSRGAIVVDNCHSNSTKSPRGSQPNYEDNDKANQISSHNVMPDFVQIYNFLGSVFDPSTSCHLQKLKEMDPLDVQTIRLLVYDSDLVEFKAASADKLLITK from the exons ATGGTCCATGGTAATCCGCCGCTCGACGGTGGATCTGGAATCGGGATCGGCGCCGCCGCCGGTGGCATCTTCTCGGTTCACCACCGCCAGCAGCAGAGTAGGAACCTGGGCGTGGCGGTCCCGGGCCTCGTCGGCTACCCGGCCGTCATGTCGTCCGAGGACGCCGCCAAGAAGGTCCGCAAGCCCTACACCGTAACCAAGTCCAGGGAGAGCTGGACTGAGCAAGAGCACGACAAGTTCATCGAGGCTCTCCAGCT TTTCGATCGTGATTGGAAAAAAATAGAAGCATTCGTTGGCTCAAAGACAGTTATCCAG ATAAGGAGTCATGCACAGAAGTACTTTTTAAAGGTTCAAAAGAATGGAACTGGTGCACATGTCCCACCCCCTCGGCCCAAGCGTAAAGCAGCTCATCCATATCCACAGAAAGCCTCTAAAAATG TTCCTCTGCTAGTTCACCCAAGTACATTGCAAGCTTCATTTTTGCTTGAACAAGGCTATGGTCATGGGGCAGATTCATCTACAAAGTCTAGAAACTCCTTTGCAG ATAATAAAAGGTCTAGAGGAGCTATTGTAGTTGATAATTGCCATTCAAATAGCACTAAAAGCCCTCGTGGATCTCAGCCAAattatgaggataacgataaagcgaACCAAATCTCATCACATAATG TTATGCCAGACTTCGTTCAGATATACAACTTTTTAGGCAGCGTTTTTGATCCAAGCACAAGTTGTCATTTACAGAAGCTAAAAGAGATGGACCCTCTTGATGTTCAAACG
- the LOC103976269 gene encoding protein REVEILLE 6 isoform X3 gives MVHGNPPLDGGSGIGIGAAAGGIFSVHHRQQQSRNLGVAVPGLVGYPAVMSSEDAAKKVRKPYTVTKSRESWTEQEHDKFIEALQLFDRDWKKIEAFVGSKTVIQIRSHAQKYFLKVQKNGTGAHVPPPRPKRKAAHPYPQKASKNVPLLVHPSTLQASFLLEQGYGHGADSSTKSRNSFADNKRSRGAIVVDNCHSNSTKSPRGSQPNYEDNDKANQISSHNVMPDFVQIYNFLGSVFDPSTSCHLQKLKEMDPLDVQTVLLLMRNLSINLTNPDFEDHFVSCR, from the exons ATGGTCCATGGTAATCCGCCGCTCGACGGTGGATCTGGAATCGGGATCGGCGCCGCCGCCGGTGGCATCTTCTCGGTTCACCACCGCCAGCAGCAGAGTAGGAACCTGGGCGTGGCGGTCCCGGGCCTCGTCGGCTACCCGGCCGTCATGTCGTCCGAGGACGCCGCCAAGAAGGTCCGCAAGCCCTACACCGTAACCAAGTCCAGGGAGAGCTGGACTGAGCAAGAGCACGACAAGTTCATCGAGGCTCTCCAGCT TTTCGATCGTGATTGGAAAAAAATAGAAGCATTCGTTGGCTCAAAGACAGTTATCCAG ATAAGGAGTCATGCACAGAAGTACTTTTTAAAGGTTCAAAAGAATGGAACTGGTGCACATGTCCCACCCCCTCGGCCCAAGCGTAAAGCAGCTCATCCATATCCACAGAAAGCCTCTAAAAATG TTCCTCTGCTAGTTCACCCAAGTACATTGCAAGCTTCATTTTTGCTTGAACAAGGCTATGGTCATGGGGCAGATTCATCTACAAAGTCTAGAAACTCCTTTGCAG ATAATAAAAGGTCTAGAGGAGCTATTGTAGTTGATAATTGCCATTCAAATAGCACTAAAAGCCCTCGTGGATCTCAGCCAAattatgaggataacgataaagcgaACCAAATCTCATCACATAATG TTATGCCAGACTTCGTTCAGATATACAACTTTTTAGGCAGCGTTTTTGATCCAAGCACAAGTTGTCATTTACAGAAGCTAAAAGAGATGGACCCTCTTGATGTTCAAACG
- the LOC103976302 gene encoding BTB/POZ domain-containing protein At1g63850-like has product MATSSHRLKTHTQQQPPPQPGTQPRPQQPNRRSNTNAKRRKRRETLPPHVVSSDGPWCCATSSSVAASPPHARRVPAVVPQDQAEAVLIAEVPPSASPSPLPMDASPAASPAASAAAAFSSPYPPYPSSYSKFNSALNAGLLNPMSPPPPPPLDKTRSSPTLFDMMANEQDYHPRPAVPPQLPLPGRAGAALAAASAQDRQLLLQERVAEIIGSCSPGNQLNDAESGDVRLTLSSKDGLTVSLNVHRNILVAHSRFFAAKLSDRWSKQQRSLPHIVEISDCDDVEVYVETLRLMYCKDLRRRLMREDVSKVLGILKVSASIAFDAGVLSCLEYLEAAPWAEDEEEKVASLLSQLHLDSSGAEEVLKRVSLEMATCDAEEPNGGNGGEEILVRLIQVVLEGKDEKARREMKGLVSKMLRENNTASQCGGMGGGGGANRGGDLSKESLYSACDGCLRSLRHHFALAAASDLIEAAQIARQADNLHWILDILIDRQIADDFLRTWACQAELSEMHPRVPAIHRYEVSRVTARLFVAVGKGQILVSKEARCLLLRTWLEPFYEDFGWMRRACKGLDRHLIEDGLANTILTLPLATQQEILLAWFDRFLNAGDDCPNIQRGFEVWWRRAFWRRNGEPDQQPPVLRITAAAAACENSC; this is encoded by the exons ATGGCTACTTCCTCCCACCGCCTCAAAACCCACACCCAACAACAACCACCACCACAACCAGGGacacagccacggccgcagcagcCTAACCGCAGATCGAACACGAACGCCAAGCGCCGGAAGCGCCGGGAGACTCTCCCCCCCCACGTCGTCTCTTCCGACGGGCCCTGGTGCTGCGCCACCTCCTCCTCAGTCGCTGCCTCACCGCCTCACGCCCGCCGCGTCCCCGCGGTGGTCCCGCAGGACCAGGCCGAGGCCGTTCTGATCGCCGAGGTTCCCCCGTCTGCCTCCCCCTCGCCCTTGCCCATGGATGCCTCTCCTGCCGCCTCCCCCGCCGCTTCCGCTGCTGCTGCGTTCTCCTCCCCCTACCCCCCGTACCCCTCCAGCTACAGCAAGTTTAACTCTGCCCTCAACGCGGGTCTTCTGAATCCCATGtcccctccgccaccgccgccccTCGACAAGACCCGCTCCAGCCCAACCCTCTTCGACATGATGGCGAACGAGCAGGACTACCACCCCCGCCCCGCCGTCCCCCCTCAGCTGCCACTCCCCGGCCGCGCCGGCGCTGCCTTAGCGGCCGCCTCAGCCCAGGACCGCCAGCTCCTTCTCCAGGAGCGCGTGGCTGAGATCATCGGTAGCTGCAGCCCCGGGAACCAGCTCAACGACGCGGAGTCCGGGGACGTCCGCCTCACCCTCAGCTCCAAGGACGGCCTCACCGTCTCCCTCAACGTCCACCGCAACATCCTTGTCGCGCACAGCCGCTTCTTTGCCGCCAAGCTCTCGGACCGTTGGTCCAAGCAGCAGCGCTCCCTTCCGCACATCGTGGAGATCTCTGACTGCGACGACGTCGAGGTCTATGTGGAGACCCTCCGCCTGATGTATTGCAAGGATCTGCGCCGGCGCCTTATGCGGGAGGACGTCTCCAAGGTCCTCGGCATTCTAAAG GTTTCAGCGTCGATCGCTTTTGATGCGGGGGTTCTATCTTGCCTCGAGTACTTGGAAGCCGCCCCCTGggcggaggacgaggaggagaaggtggCCTCGCTTCTATCTCAGCTCCACCTGGATAGCTCGGGCGCAGAGGAGGTGCTCAAGCGGGTGTCCCTTGAAATGGCGACATGCGACGCCGAGGAGCCCAACGGCGGAAATGGAGGCGAGGAAATCCTCGTCCGGCTAATCCAGGTGGTGTTAGAGGGCAAGGACGAGAAGGCGAGACGGGAGATGAAGGGCCTGGTCTCCAAGATGCTCCGCGAGAACAACACCGCCTCACAGTGTGGCGGAATGGGCGGCGGTGGGGGCGCCAACAGGGGCGGAGACCTCAGCAAGGAGTCCCTCTACTCCGCCTGTGATGGCTGCCTCCGCTCGCTCCGCCACCACTTCGCCCTCGCCGCCGCGTCCGACCTTATCGAGGCCGCTCAGATCGCGCGGCAGGCGGACAACCTCCACTGGATCCTCGACATCCTCATCGACCGGCAGATCGCCGACGATTTCCTGCGGACGTGGGCGTGCCAGGCGGAGCTCTCGGAGATGCACCCCAGGGTGCCGGCCATTCACCGGTACGAGGTGAGCCGGGTGACGGCACGGCTGTTCGTCGCGGTTGGGAAGGGTCAGATTCTGGTGTCCAAGGAGGCGCGATGCCTGCTGCTGCGAACCTGGCTGGAGCCATTCTACGAGGACTTCGGGTGGATGCGGAGGGCATGCAAGGGCCTCGACCGCCACCTGATCGAGGACGGCCTCGCCAACACCATTCTCACGCTGCCGCTGGCCACGCAGCAGGAGATCCTGCTCGCTTGGTTCGACCGGTTCCTCAACGCCGGCGACGACTGCCCCAACATCCAGAGGGGCTTCGAGGTGTGGTGGCGGCGGGCCTTCTGGCGGAGGAACGGGGAGCCCGATCAACAGCCGCCGGTGCTCAGGATCACGGCCGCCGCCGCTGCCTGCGAGAATTCTTGCTGA